A single genomic interval of Macadamia integrifolia cultivar HAES 741 chromosome 6, SCU_Mint_v3, whole genome shotgun sequence harbors:
- the LOC122081114 gene encoding 60S acidic ribosomal protein P2-like encodes MKVIAAYLLAVLGGNTSPSADDLKNILGSVGADADEDKIEFLLSEVKGKDITELIASGREKLASVPAGGGGAIAVAASGGGGGGAAPAAEEPKKEEKVEEKEESDDDMGFSLFD; translated from the exons ATGAAGGTTATCGCCGCATATTTGCTCGCTGTGTTGGGTGGCAACACCAGCCCGTCCGCTGATGATTTGAAGAATATCCTCGGATCAG TTGGTGCTGATGCTGATGAGGATAAGATTGAGTTCCTCCTCTCTGAAGTCAAGGGAAAAGACATTACAGAGCTTATTGCATCTGGAAGGGAGAAGTTGGCTTCAGTTCCTGCTGGTGGAGGTGGTGCTATTGCCGTAGCTgctagtggtggtggtggtggtggtgctgcaCCTGCTGCAGAAGAAcccaagaaagaagagaaagttgaagagaaagaggagtcTGATGAT GACATGGGCTTCAGTCTTTTCGACTAA